One Danio rerio strain Tuebingen ecotype United States chromosome 9, GRCz12tu, whole genome shotgun sequence genomic region harbors:
- the ednrbb gene encoding endothelin receptor type B isoform X1, translating into MRGAAKRNGQKFPKTESSHMALSVILLLSLCFTASWRLSNAQTADPGSAAHTRLKAPNATENRGPVCSAPVRIKDVFKYISSVVSCVVFLLGMLGNITLLTIIKEHKCMRKGPNIVIGSLALGDILHIVIGLPVNVYKILAVDWPFGVVFCKLVPFIQKTSVGITVLSLCVLSIDRYRVVSSRSRIKGPSFPKWTLIKLCVIWVISAFLAAPEAVAFDQITMDYRGEHLRICLLHPVQNNAFMQFYKVAKDWWLLLFYFVFPLSCTAVFYSLMTWRILRVQQSALHKHRKQRREVARTVFCLVLVFAVCWFPLHLSRILRMILYDERDPDRCRLLSTFLVLDYIGLNMASINSCINPVALYVVSKRYKNYFREALWRCCTRSKVTESLVRSKVTEPPTDHSDSSKQEQTSGDSQRKSFIKSVPCLKT; encoded by the exons atgagaggtgctgcaaagaggaatgggcagaaattcccaaagacag AGTCTTCACACATGGCATTATCGGTCATTCTGCTGCTTTCACTGTGTTTTACTGCATCATGGAGACTCAGCAATGCTCAAACAGCAGATCCAGGATCAGCAGCACACACACGTCTCAAAGCACCGAATGCCACTGAAAACAGGGGGCCGGTGTGTTCGGCTCCGGTGCGAATCAAAGACGTCTTCAAGTACATCAGCAGCGTGGTGTCGTGTGTGGTGTTCCTGCTCGGCATGCTGGGAAACATCACTCTTCTGACTATAATCAAAGAGCACAAATGCATGAGGAAAGGACCCAACATTGTGATCGGCAGTCTGGCGCTGGGGGATATTCTGCACATCGTCATCGGACTGCCGGTCAATGTTTATAAG ATTCTGGCGGTGGATTGGCCATTCGGGGTGGTGTTTTGTAAACTGGTGCCGTTTATTCAGAAAACTTCTGTTGGGATTACGGTGCTGAGTCTGTGTGTGCTGAGTATAGACAG GTATCGAGTGGTTTCCTCCAGGAGTCGAATCAAAGGGCCGTCTTTCCCCAAGTGGACTCTTATTAAATTATGTGTAATCTGGGTTATTTCTGCATTCCTGGCTGCTCCAGAGGCTGTGGCGTTTGACCAGATCACCATGGATTACAGAGGAGAACATCTGCGCATCTGCCTGCTTCATCCTGTGCAGAACAATGCATTCATGCAG TTTTATAAAGTGGCCAAAGACTGGTGGCTGCTGCTGTTTTATTTCGTGTTTCCGCTGTCCTGCACCGCCGTCTTCTACTCGCTCATGACCTGGAGGATCTTAAGAGTTCAGCAGTCTGCGCTCCACAAACACAGGAAACAG aGGCGTGAGGTGGCGCGCACCGTCTTCTGTCTGGTCCTGGTGTTTGCTGTTTGCTGGTTTCCTCTTCACCTCAGCAGAATCCTCAGGATGATCCTCTATGATGAACGGGACCCTGACAGATGCAGATTACTGAG CACTTTTCTGGTTCTGGACTACATCGGCCTCAACATGGCCTCCATCAACTCCTGCATCAACCCAGTGGCGCTGTATGTGGTCAGCAAGCGCTACAAAAACTACTTCAGG GAGGCTCTGTGGAGATGCTGCACAAGGTCAAAGGTCACGGAGAGTTTGGTGAGGTCAAAAGTCACGGAGCCGCCGACTGACCACAGCGACTCCAGCAAACAAGAGCAAACGTCTGGTGACAGTCAGAGAAAGAGCTTTATTAAGAGCGTTCCCTGTCTGAAAACATGA
- the ednrbb gene encoding endothelin receptor type B isoform X2, whose protein sequence is MALSVILLLSLCFTASWRLSNAQTADPGSAAHTRLKAPNATENRGPVCSAPVRIKDVFKYISSVVSCVVFLLGMLGNITLLTIIKEHKCMRKGPNIVIGSLALGDILHIVIGLPVNVYKILAVDWPFGVVFCKLVPFIQKTSVGITVLSLCVLSIDRYRVVSSRSRIKGPSFPKWTLIKLCVIWVISAFLAAPEAVAFDQITMDYRGEHLRICLLHPVQNNAFMQFYKVAKDWWLLLFYFVFPLSCTAVFYSLMTWRILRVQQSALHKHRKQRREVARTVFCLVLVFAVCWFPLHLSRILRMILYDERDPDRCRLLSTFLVLDYIGLNMASINSCINPVALYVVSKRYKNYFREALWRCCTRSKVTESLVRSKVTEPPTDHSDSSKQEQTSGDSQRKSFIKSVPCLKT, encoded by the exons ATGGCATTATCGGTCATTCTGCTGCTTTCACTGTGTTTTACTGCATCATGGAGACTCAGCAATGCTCAAACAGCAGATCCAGGATCAGCAGCACACACACGTCTCAAAGCACCGAATGCCACTGAAAACAGGGGGCCGGTGTGTTCGGCTCCGGTGCGAATCAAAGACGTCTTCAAGTACATCAGCAGCGTGGTGTCGTGTGTGGTGTTCCTGCTCGGCATGCTGGGAAACATCACTCTTCTGACTATAATCAAAGAGCACAAATGCATGAGGAAAGGACCCAACATTGTGATCGGCAGTCTGGCGCTGGGGGATATTCTGCACATCGTCATCGGACTGCCGGTCAATGTTTATAAG ATTCTGGCGGTGGATTGGCCATTCGGGGTGGTGTTTTGTAAACTGGTGCCGTTTATTCAGAAAACTTCTGTTGGGATTACGGTGCTGAGTCTGTGTGTGCTGAGTATAGACAG GTATCGAGTGGTTTCCTCCAGGAGTCGAATCAAAGGGCCGTCTTTCCCCAAGTGGACTCTTATTAAATTATGTGTAATCTGGGTTATTTCTGCATTCCTGGCTGCTCCAGAGGCTGTGGCGTTTGACCAGATCACCATGGATTACAGAGGAGAACATCTGCGCATCTGCCTGCTTCATCCTGTGCAGAACAATGCATTCATGCAG TTTTATAAAGTGGCCAAAGACTGGTGGCTGCTGCTGTTTTATTTCGTGTTTCCGCTGTCCTGCACCGCCGTCTTCTACTCGCTCATGACCTGGAGGATCTTAAGAGTTCAGCAGTCTGCGCTCCACAAACACAGGAAACAG aGGCGTGAGGTGGCGCGCACCGTCTTCTGTCTGGTCCTGGTGTTTGCTGTTTGCTGGTTTCCTCTTCACCTCAGCAGAATCCTCAGGATGATCCTCTATGATGAACGGGACCCTGACAGATGCAGATTACTGAG CACTTTTCTGGTTCTGGACTACATCGGCCTCAACATGGCCTCCATCAACTCCTGCATCAACCCAGTGGCGCTGTATGTGGTCAGCAAGCGCTACAAAAACTACTTCAGG GAGGCTCTGTGGAGATGCTGCACAAGGTCAAAGGTCACGGAGAGTTTGGTGAGGTCAAAAGTCACGGAGCCGCCGACTGACCACAGCGACTCCAGCAAACAAGAGCAAACGTCTGGTGACAGTCAGAGAAAGAGCTTTATTAAGAGCGTTCCCTGTCTGAAAACATGA